In one window of Spartinivicinus marinus DNA:
- a CDS encoding CopD family protein produces the protein MLAVVVLPKVLKNRSPEQLLDFESVYEKIGMPALIIQVATGIWLAFNLVPGFSLWFDLSNPVSKVILAKLILLGLTVGFALDARFRVIPSLNSDSLVDMAWHIIPVTIFSILFIVVGVSFKTGWLY, from the coding sequence GTGCTTGCAGTCGTTGTGTTACCTAAAGTATTGAAAAATCGATCGCCAGAGCAACTATTGGACTTTGAATCGGTATATGAAAAAATAGGAATGCCTGCCTTAATAATCCAAGTGGCAACAGGTATATGGTTAGCATTCAATTTAGTACCAGGGTTTAGTCTTTGGTTCGATTTATCTAATCCGGTATCAAAGGTCATTCTGGCAAAACTAATCCTACTGGGGTTAACAGTAGGTTTTGCATTAGATGCAAGGTTTAGAGTTATTCCTTCTCTCAATAGTGATTCATTAGTTGATATGGCATGGCATATTATTCCGGTTACAATATTTTCAATTTTATTTATTGTTGTGGGTGTTTCATTTAAAACCGGATGGCTGTATTGA